The DNA region CCCCGCCGGACCGACGAGGTGCGCCATCAGGGCCGCGTTGTAGCCGGTGCCCGCCCCGATTTCGAGCACGCGCTGGCCGGGGGCGAGGTCGAAGCCTTCCAGCATCAGGGCGACGGCGGTGGGCTGGGAGAGGGTGGCTGGGGCCTCGGGCGTCGTGCCGGGGATGATCCAGGCCCGGTCCGCGTACGCCTCCTCTAATGAGAGCCAGGGGGCGAAGGGGTGACGCGGCACGGCCCGCATCGCCTCCGCCACCCGTGGGGAACGGAGAATGTTCCGTCGCAGAAGGTCATCGACCAGCGCGTCCCGGAGCGTCCTGGCCCGGTCGTCGGGGGGCATGTTGCCACCTTACCCGGTCCGGCTTGTCATGAGGAGGACCGTCGTTCAACCCAAAGGAGAGGGGCCGGACAAGTCGCGTCCGGCCCCCTTCCCGTCTCCCGTCCTCAGTCGCTCCGGCTCAGCCCGCCGCCGATGCCGAATATCCGCAGGATGAAGAGGAACATGTTGATGAAGTTGAGGTACAGCGCCAGCGCCCCGTTGATCGCCGCGCGCTCGGCCATCTCGCCCTGCACGCCGCTCAGCGCGAGGTTCCGCAGCATCTGTGTGTCGTAGGCGGTCAGGCCCGCGAAGAGCAGCACGCCGATGACGCTGATTCCGAGCGTCAGGACGCTGCTCGCCACGAACAGGTTCACGATCATGGCGACGAGCAGGCCGATCAGGGCGAAGAGGAAGAACCGACCCATCGCGCTCAGGTCGCGCTTGATGACGTACCCTACCACGCTCATCGCGCCGAAGGTCCCGGCGGTCGTTAGGAAGGCGGAGATCACGGCCGAGGGGCTGTAGGCGAAGAGCAGGGCGCTGAAGGTCAGCCCCGTCAGGGCGGCGTAGGCGATGAAGAGCGTTCCCGCCACCGCGCTGCTCAGCCGCGTGGCGAGGCCGCTCAGCGCGAGGACGATCACGAACTGGGCGAGGATCAGCGGCAGGCGCAGGCTCATCACCTGCGAGGCCAGGACCTCGTTCTGAGCGGTCAGGTAGGCGACCCCGGCGGTGAGGGCCAGCCCCGCCGCCATCCACGAGTACGTCCGCGCCATGAAGGTGCGGACCAGATTTTCTGTACGTGTCGCAGTGATTTGCATACACCTCAGGGTACGGGGAAGGCGGGTGAAAAGTTCCCGGGAAGCGTTCAGCTCTCAGCCGTCAGCCGTCAGCAAAGGGAAGGCCACGGCGAAAGCCCCACATCTTTTGCTGACCGCTGAGAGCTGACGGCTAACAGCTCCCCCTCACCTCCTCACCAGCAGCGCCAGCGGGAAGTCCTCCAGCACCTTCGCCAGCGCGATCTTCTCGCCGCGCACCCGCACCCGCTCACCCGTCAGCACGTTCTCGTACGTGCCGGGGCGCGGAAGGGAGAGCTGCCGGTTGCCCCACACCTCACCCAGGGCCCAGGGCGTCTTCTCGCGGGTCAGGCTGTAGGTCAGGCGGGGCGCGACCGTCACCGCCAACTCGTCCCCGTGCTCGCGGGCGAAGGCGAGGAGGTGCCGACTCGCCCCCAGCGGGCGGTAGCTGCCGTGCCCGAAGAGTTCCGGGTGCTCGGCCCGGGCCTGGAGGGCGGCCCAGCTGACGAGGAGCTTGACCCCGCCGTCCTCGTACCCCGCCAGGAGTTCCGAGGCGAGCTTCAACTCGTTCTCCGCGTGCCGCCGCTCGATGCGGGCGAGCGTCCGCGTGTACGAAGAGTAGTCCACCGGGCGGCGGTTGTCGGGGTCCACGAGGCTCTGGTTCCAGCCCTCCGAGCCCTGGTAGGTGTCGGGCACGCCGGGGGCGGTCAGGCGCACCAGGGTCGCCGAGAGGCCGTTCTGCGCCCCGTACGGGCTGACCCGGATGTGAAGCTCGCGCAGGGTCTCCAGATACCGCTCGTTCTCCAGCAGCCCGCGCACCATCCGGTCGAGGGCCCCCTCGTACTCGCTGTCGGAGGCGGCCCAGCTTGTCCGCAGCTTGGCCTCGCGGGCGGCCTTGAGCAGGTAGTCGCTCAGGCGGTCGGCGAACCCGTCGAGCCTGCCGCCCAGGGGGTACGCGCCCAGCGCCGTTTGCAGCAGGAGGTACACGTCGAGCGCGGAGGGCGCGGGGCCGAGTTCGGTCGGCGTCTCCAGCGCGCGGACGAGGGGCAGCCACCCGCTGAGGTACGCCGTCCAGGTCTGCGGCATCTCGGACAGGACGCTGATGCGGGCCCGGGTGTCCTCGCCGCGCTTGGTGTCGTGCGTGCTCCCGGCGAGGAGGGCCCCCGGCCAGTGTTCGGCCCGGTCGCGCGCCGCCATGTGGAACGCCCTGGGGGGCGTTCCGAAGTGCGCGGGGTCGCTGCCCACCTCGTTCAGCGAGAGGAGGCGTCCGTAACGGTAAAAGGCCGTGTCCTCCGCCCCCTTCGCTGTCACCGGGCCGGTGAGCTGCTGGAACTTGAGGGCGAAGTCGGCGTAACGCTCGCGGGTGGCCTCGTCGGGCGCGCCCAGCTTGAGGACCGCCTCCAGGAAGTCGAAGAGGCTGGGGTCGAGGTCGCGGTTCCCCCGGCGGCTGTTGGCCTTGGCGTCCCGGATGGCGAGTTCGATCTTGGCGTTGTCGCCGGGCTCGCGCGAGCCGTCTGCCCGCACGTAGGTGCGGTACACCGGGAAGACGGCGATCACCTCGCGGATCACGTCGCGCAGGGCGCTCAGCGTGAAGTCCCGGAAGCGCAGGTCTGCCTCCGCCAGCCGCTCCAGGTGCTCGGCGAGGACGTTCACCTCGCCCGGCAGCGAGACCCGCTGAATCAGGGACTTGCCCCGGTACAGGTGCTCGGAGTAGGGGTCGCGGTCCCCGGTGAAGCGGCGGTAGATCGCCGTCATCTCCTCCTCGTTCGCGCCGTCCACGAACACGCCGTTCAGTTGCCCGAGGAAGTCGTACCCGGTCGTCCCGTGGACCAGCCAGTCCTCGGGCAGCCGCTCGCCGGGCTCCAGAATCTTCTCGGCGACGACGTAGAGGGGCAGCGCCTCGCGCGGGGTGTCCTCCTCCGGGGCGGGCAGGCCCAGCGCCTCGGCGGCCCCCCGTTGCAGCGCCCGGAAGTACCCGGCGGGGTCGTACAGGCCGTCGGTGTGGTCGAGCCGCACGCCCGAAACCACCCCGTCACGCACGAGTTCGAAGAGCTTGGCGTGCGCCCAGGCGAAGACGCGCGGGTCCTCCATCCGCAGGGCCGCGAGGTCGTTGATGTCGAAAAATCTCCGGTAGTTGATCTGCTCGGCGGCCACCCGCCAGTACGCCAGGCGGTAGTTCTGCTCCTGGATCAGCGAGTCGAGGAGGGCTGGGTCGCCGTTCGCCGTCTCCAGCACGGAGTCCAGCGCCTCCCGGACGGTGCGGGACGCCTGGGCGAGGATAGCGAGGCGGCGGGCGATCACGTCCACCTCCTCCGCGCGGGCGAGGCGGTCGGCGTCCGTCAGGTCCGAAGAGGTCGAACGGGGCAGGCTCGCCGCCGCCCGGGCGATGGAGGCGAGTTCGGCGTGGTCGGGCCCCGGCGAGAGCCGCCCCGCAACCTGCGCGAGCAGCGCGGCGAGGCTGCGGGGCGAGATCGGCAGGCGCCGCTCCCAGTAGCGCAGGAAGAAACGGCCGCCGTCGCGCTCCAGCCTCAGTTCGCCCCGCTCCAGCACCCGCCCGTACTGGTCGCCCAGCGTCGGCAGCAGCACCTTGTTCTCCAGCGCCCGCTTGAGGGGCTGCCACGAGATGTCGAAGAAGTGGGCGTAGCGGCTCGCCCGCCCGTGCATCAGCACGTCCTCCCAGTACGGGTTGTGCCCGCCCTGGATGCCCATGTGGTTGGGCACGAAGTCCACGATCAGCCGCAGCCCGAGTTCGCGGGCGCGGTCCGCCAGCTTCCGCAGCCCCGCCTCGCCGCCCAGCCGGGGGTTCACCTCCGCGTGGTCGGTCACGTCGTAGCCGTGCGTCGAGCCCGGCGTGCTCGTCCAGATGGGGGAGAGGTACACGTCCGTCACCCCGAGCCGCCGCAGGTAGGGCAGGACCCGCCGCGCCGCCGCGAAGTCGAAGCCCTCGTGAAGCTGGAGGCGGTAGGTGGAGGAGGGGATGTGGGCGGCGGGTTGTGGGGTGTGGGTGGGCGCTTCGAGCACCTGGGTCATGGCTGGGACCTCAGCAGGGCGGCCTCACCGGGAGCGAGGGCGAGGTCCTCGCGGCCTTCGGAGTGGAGGAGCACGGTGGGGGGGAGGTCGAGGGAGAGGATCAGCGCCTGGGGGGCAAGCGTGGCCTGTCCGAGATTCCACAGCATGGCGCGCTCGCCGTCCTCGGTCTTGTGGTGGACCCACAGCACGTCCCCCACGCTCCCGGCGGTGAGGTTGCGGCGCTCGCGGTCCCTCAGCACGAGGTCCTCCCGCCTCAGCCGCAGCAACTCGCGGTAGAGGGCCAGGGTGCGGGCGTGTTCGCCCTCCCCGCGCTCGGCCCAGTTCAGCTTCGCCAGCCGGAAAGTCGCCTCCGCCTGGGGGTCGAGCACGTTGTCGCCGCCGAAGCCCTCGAAGTACGCGAACTCCCGCTTGCGCCCCTCGGTGACGAGGCGGCCGAGTTCGCCCTGGTGGTCGCTGAAGAAGGGGAAGGGGGCGGAGGCGGCCCACTCCTGCCCCTGAAAGAGCAGCGGCGTCATCGGCAGGGTGAGGAGGAGCATGGAGGCTCCCCGGAAGATGGCGTCGCTGACCCCGCGCGGCCCCTGGTGGTGCAGGCGGTCGCCCACCGGGCGGTTGCCGATCTGGTCGTGGTTCTGGATGCAGTAGACGAAGCTCGGCGCGCCCAGCGTGTCGGCGGGCCTGCCGCGCGGGTGGGTCTCGCCGTTCACCGTGTAGTCCTGCCCCTCGAAGACCCAGCCCCGGTTGATCGCGTTCGCGATCCCCGCCGCGCCGCCCGTGAAGGGGGCGTAGTAGCCCTCGTGCTCGCCCGTCAGCGTGACCCGCACCTGGTGGTGGAAGTCGTCGGCCCACACGCCGTCGAGGTGGTCTTCGGTGATCAGTTCGGGCAGGTTGCGGTGGTCCTCCGCGACGAGGAGGTGAGTGCCGCCGAGCGAGTGGACCTCGTGGGCGAGTTCACGCAGGATGTGGACCGGGCTGTCGTCGAAGATCGCGTTCGTGGCGTCGAGCCGCAGCCCGTCGAAGCGGTAGTCGCGCAGCCACATCCGGGCATTGCCGGTGATCAGGCGGCGCATATGAGGCTCGGCGTAATCGAGCCCGGCGCCCCAGGGGGTCGAGTAGCGGTCGGTGAAGTACGTGGGGCTGTACACGCCCAGGTAGTTCCCGTCCGGCCCGAAGTGGTTGTACACGGCGTCCAGAAAGACCGCCAGCCCCAGCCCGTGCGCGGCGTCCACCAAGGCCATCAGGTCCTCCGGTCGGCCGTAAGGGGCGTAGGAGGCGTACAGGGCCACCCCGTCGTACCCCCAACCGCGCGCGCCGGGAAAGGCCGCGAGCGGCATCAGTTCGACGGCGGTCACACCCAGGTCCACGAGGTCGGGCAGCCGCTCCATCGCCGCCCGGTAGGTTCCCTCGGGAGTGAAGGTGCCGACGTGCAGTTCGTAGAACACGCACCCGCCCAGGGGCAGGCCGCGCCACCCCGTGTTCTTCCACCCGTAGGCGTTCAGGTCCACGACCTCCGCCTCACCGTGCACGCCGTCCGGCAGAAAGCGGGCGTAGGGGTCGGGCCAGGCCTGACCGTCCAGCACGAACTTGTAGCGTGCGCCGGCGCCCACAGGCAGCACCGTCTCGAAGAGGCCGTCCCCGAGGGACTGCATGGGGTGGTCCCCACCGTTCACGCGCGCCGCGACCTCGCGGGCCGTGGTCGTCCACACCCGGAAACGGGTGCCGCTGCCGCCAGGCAACAGGTGTGCGCCCAGCCGGGTGGCGAGGTCGTCGGAGGAGCGGTTGGAAGGGAGGGAAGAGTTCGCAGAGGTCGTCATGGTGTTCCTTGCGGGTCGCCCACCTGCCAACGGGAGGGAGGGGGACGAAACGGATCAGCGTAAGCGGGTGGACGGGGAGGGCCGTGAGAGAAGGGTCAAGCCTGAGTTGGAGAGGAGCGCGGGGCAACAAAGCGAGAAGGCCGGAAGGGGCCACGCGTCAGGCCCTCCCGGCCTCCTTGCCCCGCCCTCAGTCGCGCACGCAGCGGTAGAGCTTCACGCTGCGCGCCCGCAGGGTGGTCTCGCCCCCGGCGGCCCGCAGCTCGTGGGCGCCGTCGTCGGCGGTGTCGAGCAGCAGCTCCCAGGCCTCGCAGCCGTCGAGGTCGGGCAGGCGGAAGGGCAGGTCGATGTACGACGAACTCAGGAGCAGCAGCAGGTCGTCGTCCCGCACGGGCCGCCCCTCGGCGTCCACGTCGTCCAGGCCGTCGCCGTCGAGGAACATGCCCAGGGACTGAGTCTGAGGGTTGTTCCAGTCGGCGTCGCTCATCTGCTGGCCGTCGAACCGCAGCCACACGATGTCGCGCACGTCCTCGCCGCGAATGGTGCGCCCCGAGAAGAACTTGCGGCGGTGCAGCGCGGGGTGCGCCTTGCGCAGCCGGATCACCCGCCGGGTAAAGGCGAGCAGGTCCGCGTCGATCTTCGCCCAGTCGTACCAGCTGACAGGGTTGTCCTGGCAGTAGGCGTTGTTGTTGCCCTTCTGCGTGCGCCCGATCTCGTCGCCACCGAGAATCATCGGCGTGCCCTGCCCGAGCAGCAACGTCGCCAGGAAGTTGCGCTGCTGCCTCGCGCGCAGAACCTTGATCTCCGGGTCGTCCGTCTCGCCCTCCACCCCGCAGTTCCAGGTCAGGTTGTGGTTGTGGCCGTCCTTGTTGCCCTCGCCGTTCGCCTCGTTGTGCTTCTGTTCGTACATCACCGAGTCGCACAGGGTGAAGCCGTCGTGGGCGGTCACGAAGTTGATCGAGGCGGAGGGTTTGCGACCGTCGCGCTGGTAGAGGTCCGAAGAGCCCGTCAGGCGGTAGCCGATCTCGGAGGCCAGCCCGCCCTCGCCCTTCCAGAAGGCGCGCATGTCGTCGCGGTAGATGCCGTTCCACTCCGCCCAGTTCACCGGGAAGTTGCCGACCTGGTAGCCGCCCTCGCCCACGTCCCACGGCTCGGCGATCAGCTTGACCTGCGAGATGACGGGGTCCTGGTGGATGATCGTGAAAAAGCCCGAGAGCTGGTCCACCTCGTGCAGCCCGCGCGCCAGCGTCGAGGCGAGGTCGAAGCGGAAGCCGTCCACGTGCATCTCGGTGATCCAGTAGCGCAGGCTGTCCATGATGAGCCGGAGGGTCTGCGGGTGCCGGACGTTCAGGGAGTTCCCGGTGCCCGTATAGTCGAAGTAGAAGCGCGGCTTGTCGGCGACGAGGCGGTAGTACGTCGGGTTGTCGATGCCCTTGAAGCTCATCGTGGGCCCGAGGTGGTTGCCCTCGGCGGTGTGGTTGTACACCACGTCGAGGATCACCTCGATCCCGGCGTCGTGCAGGGCGCGCACCATGTTCTTGAACTCGGGCACGGCCCCGGCGGGGTCACCCCGGCGCGCGGCGGCGGAGTAGCGCACGTCCGGCGCGAAGAAGTTCAGGGTCGAGTAGCCCCAGTAGTTCGTCAGCCCCTTGGCGACCAGGAAGGGGTCGTCCACATGCTGATGGACGGGCAGAAACTCGACCGCCGTGACCCCGAGGTCCTGGAGGTAGCGCAAGATGGGCTCGGTCGCCACACCCGCGTACGTCCCGCGCAGCGCCTCGGGCACGTCAGGATGGGTCATGGTCAGGCCCTTGACGTGGGTCTCGTAGATCACCGACTGGTGGAAGGGAACTTTCGGCCTCCTGTCGCCCACCCAGTTGAACACCGGGTCGATCACGATGCCGAGCGGGATGCCGCGCTGCTCCTGCGTCTGCATCACGGTGTCCTCCCCGCCGGGAACGTACCCGAAGATGCCCGCCTCCAGGTTCTCCACCCCGCCCAGCGCCTTGGCGTACGGGTCGAGGAGCACGACGTTCGGGTTAAACCGCAACCCCCGCTCGGGGGCATACTCGCCGTGTACCCGGTAGCCGTACCGCTGCCCCGGCCCGACGCCCGGAAGGTAGCCGTGCCACACGAAGGCGGTCTGTTCGTTGATTTCAAAGCGCGTCTCCTGGCCCTGGTCGTCGAAGAAGCACAGCTCGACGGCGCTGGCGTTTTCGGAGTACAGCGCGAAGTTGGTGCCCTTGCCGTCCCAGGTGGCTCCCAGGGGATAGGGGCTCCCGGGCCGCACGCGCGCCGGGGGCGCGGTCGTGTCGAGGGGAGAGGGGACGGTCGGTTCGGTGGCGGTCATGAGGGTCCTCCACGGGCGCGCAGCCCGGTTTCGTCAGGGTAGATATGTAAGGAGGAGGCGACTCCACGGTTCACCCGCGAAGACGCCACCCGTTGCTGGAAACGTTACCAAAAGCCGCCCAGATCACGGGCGAGGTGAATTACAGAAACCTTACGGGACCCTCCCAC from Deinococcus aetherius includes:
- a CDS encoding Bax inhibitor-1/YccA family protein, which codes for MQITATRTENLVRTFMARTYSWMAAGLALTAGVAYLTAQNEVLASQVMSLRLPLILAQFVIVLALSGLATRLSSAVAGTLFIAYAALTGLTFSALLFAYSPSAVISAFLTTAGTFGAMSVVGYVIKRDLSAMGRFFLFALIGLLVAMIVNLFVASSVLTLGISVIGVLLFAGLTAYDTQMLRNLALSGVQGEMAERAAINGALALYLNFINMFLFILRIFGIGGGLSRSD
- the treY gene encoding malto-oligosyltrehalose synthase, coding for MTQVLEAPTHTPQPAAHIPSSTYRLQLHEGFDFAAARRVLPYLRRLGVTDVYLSPIWTSTPGSTHGYDVTDHAEVNPRLGGEAGLRKLADRARELGLRLIVDFVPNHMGIQGGHNPYWEDVLMHGRASRYAHFFDISWQPLKRALENKVLLPTLGDQYGRVLERGELRLERDGGRFFLRYWERRLPISPRSLAALLAQVAGRLSPGPDHAELASIARAAASLPRSTSSDLTDADRLARAEEVDVIARRLAILAQASRTVREALDSVLETANGDPALLDSLIQEQNYRLAYWRVAAEQINYRRFFDINDLAALRMEDPRVFAWAHAKLFELVRDGVVSGVRLDHTDGLYDPAGYFRALQRGAAEALGLPAPEEDTPREALPLYVVAEKILEPGERLPEDWLVHGTTGYDFLGQLNGVFVDGANEEEMTAIYRRFTGDRDPYSEHLYRGKSLIQRVSLPGEVNVLAEHLERLAEADLRFRDFTLSALRDVIREVIAVFPVYRTYVRADGSREPGDNAKIELAIRDAKANSRRGNRDLDPSLFDFLEAVLKLGAPDEATRERYADFALKFQQLTGPVTAKGAEDTAFYRYGRLLSLNEVGSDPAHFGTPPRAFHMAARDRAEHWPGALLAGSTHDTKRGEDTRARISVLSEMPQTWTAYLSGWLPLVRALETPTELGPAPSALDVYLLLQTALGAYPLGGRLDGFADRLSDYLLKAAREAKLRTSWAASDSEYEGALDRMVRGLLENERYLETLRELHIRVSPYGAQNGLSATLVRLTAPGVPDTYQGSEGWNQSLVDPDNRRPVDYSSYTRTLARIERRHAENELKLASELLAGYEDGGVKLLVSWAALQARAEHPELFGHGSYRPLGASRHLLAFAREHGDELAVTVAPRLTYSLTREKTPWALGEVWGNRQLSLPRPGTYENVLTGERVRVRGEKIALAKVLEDFPLALLVRR
- the treZ gene encoding malto-oligosyltrehalose trehalohydrolase — its product is MTTSANSSLPSNRSSDDLATRLGAHLLPGGSGTRFRVWTTTAREVAARVNGGDHPMQSLGDGLFETVLPVGAGARYKFVLDGQAWPDPYARFLPDGVHGEAEVVDLNAYGWKNTGWRGLPLGGCVFYELHVGTFTPEGTYRAAMERLPDLVDLGVTAVELMPLAAFPGARGWGYDGVALYASYAPYGRPEDLMALVDAAHGLGLAVFLDAVYNHFGPDGNYLGVYSPTYFTDRYSTPWGAGLDYAEPHMRRLITGNARMWLRDYRFDGLRLDATNAIFDDSPVHILRELAHEVHSLGGTHLLVAEDHRNLPELITEDHLDGVWADDFHHQVRVTLTGEHEGYYAPFTGGAAGIANAINRGWVFEGQDYTVNGETHPRGRPADTLGAPSFVYCIQNHDQIGNRPVGDRLHHQGPRGVSDAIFRGASMLLLTLPMTPLLFQGQEWAASAPFPFFSDHQGELGRLVTEGRKREFAYFEGFGGDNVLDPQAEATFRLAKLNWAERGEGEHARTLALYRELLRLRREDLVLRDRERRNLTAGSVGDVLWVHHKTEDGERAMLWNLGQATLAPQALILSLDLPPTVLLHSEGREDLALAPGEAALLRSQP
- the glgX gene encoding glycogen debranching protein GlgX is translated as MTATEPTVPSPLDTTAPPARVRPGSPYPLGATWDGKGTNFALYSENASAVELCFFDDQGQETRFEINEQTAFVWHGYLPGVGPGQRYGYRVHGEYAPERGLRFNPNVVLLDPYAKALGGVENLEAGIFGYVPGGEDTVMQTQEQRGIPLGIVIDPVFNWVGDRRPKVPFHQSVIYETHVKGLTMTHPDVPEALRGTYAGVATEPILRYLQDLGVTAVEFLPVHQHVDDPFLVAKGLTNYWGYSTLNFFAPDVRYSAAARRGDPAGAVPEFKNMVRALHDAGIEVILDVVYNHTAEGNHLGPTMSFKGIDNPTYYRLVADKPRFYFDYTGTGNSLNVRHPQTLRLIMDSLRYWITEMHVDGFRFDLASTLARGLHEVDQLSGFFTIIHQDPVISQVKLIAEPWDVGEGGYQVGNFPVNWAEWNGIYRDDMRAFWKGEGGLASEIGYRLTGSSDLYQRDGRKPSASINFVTAHDGFTLCDSVMYEQKHNEANGEGNKDGHNHNLTWNCGVEGETDDPEIKVLRARQQRNFLATLLLGQGTPMILGGDEIGRTQKGNNNAYCQDNPVSWYDWAKIDADLLAFTRRVIRLRKAHPALHRRKFFSGRTIRGEDVRDIVWLRFDGQQMSDADWNNPQTQSLGMFLDGDGLDDVDAEGRPVRDDDLLLLLSSSYIDLPFRLPDLDGCEAWELLLDTADDGAHELRAAGGETTLRARSVKLYRCVRD